One segment of Solanum lycopersicum chromosome 1, SLM_r2.1 DNA contains the following:
- the LOC104647787 gene encoding uncharacterized protein, with amino-acid sequence MWQDSRVLGGVPVTWELFKTTFLERFFPREMKEAKVEEFINLKQGSMTVREYSLKFVKLSRYANSLVSNSRDEMSRFLAGITEDLEEEWRAAMLHVNLSILMVHVQHVEESRKRRHTRVGNKSRQDEENFSRKSSIEIRDKPRFKKGLCHQGESSSSKGRHDRNSESRFKRNNEVDTPQKRPPCRKCDKLHGGECMMGTNACYSCGKPGHMVKDCPIRRSKKQGKERVQSNGPSEEAPRRQQFFALQSRGANEDTSGEVTGE; translated from the coding sequence ATGTGGCAAGATAGTCGTGTCCTAGGCGGAGTGCCAGTCACATGGGAGCTGTTcaaaacaacatttttggaaaggttcttccctagagagatgaaggaggccaaggttgaggagttcatcaaccttaaacaagGATCTATGACGGTCAGGGAGTATTCTCTGAAGTTTGTGAAACTATCAAGGTATGCCAATTCTCTTGTGTCTAATAGCAGAGACGAGATGAGTAGATTCTTGGCAGGAATTACTGAGGATCTCGAAGAGGAGTGGAGGGCAGCTATGCTGCATGTGAACCTCTCCATacttatggtccatgtccagcATGTGGAGGAAAGCAGAAAGAGGAGACACACTAGAGTAGGGAACAAGTCAAGGCAAGATGAagagaatttttcaaggaagagtagtaTTGAGATCAGGGATaagcctaggtttaagaagggaCTCTGCCACCAAGGGGAGTCAAGTTCATCTAAGGGTCGCCATGATAGGAATTCTGAGTCCAGATTTAAGAGAAAcaatgaagtagatacacctcaAAAGAGACCACCTTGTAGGAAGTGTGACAAACTAcatggaggagagtgtatgaTGGGCACTAACGCTTGTTACAGTTGTGGCAAACCAGGTCACATGGTGAAGGACTGTCCGATTAGGAGAAGTAAAAAACAAGGGAAGGAGAGAGTTCAGTctaatggtccaagtgaagaggctccaaggaggcaacaATTCTTCGCACTCCAGTCTAGGGGGGCAAATGAAGACACTTCTGGTGAAGTCACAGGTGAGTAG